In the genome of Deinococcus aquaedulcis, one region contains:
- a CDS encoding fimbria/pilus outer membrane usher protein encodes MSRRLLFPESARWTLLGLLALGTGARATPSCDSPEELLNVLVGSSARGTVIVRVERNGEQLTGVLLPPEVLRPTEQNYVAERVSCDGVDYLRLQPELRLSYRADSQELRVSAVPARLGTQNIDLSTALRPREYPVTPAFGLDFGAVASATYDVRSATRAPFSVGPAQAYVGVGGSVRTLTGYAGVLYTRRAAGTNEVQLRATAQYALNSGLTLYAGYNAAPTVAQPGFSASGFTGVGAVYRHNVTRVLPRLTLELETPATITIYVNNTRLGTVEAAAGQVNLLNLPLENQSRNTVELLLEDENGVSRRSVTLPAEASALPGGGLLLSALAGRNEGIWRANVSGQYAVNTALNVQAQAQAATDGSFSASVQGRYAPPGAGFSTAGGVVVARPAPAPGVERPPVTTTLNLAADLLRDSYSLGAGVAVPVGNLRATSLNLRGTYTHAPWVVSARLSSELSARTWAAELGLNYVINERSSLALTTSVQPGGWRAQLSGVYTFSPKLQVSGSVVAGPGSVSPGAALSYQPDTTQALTLRASREDVSATYTLARGVDADASVSLRGAAVRVQGAVSMLDGQVQLTSGLTQRGLLIRTGVSGVLLTVEGAGTVTTNARGDALITNVLPGQTVLIRVRSRDLPLGISVAAPDLEVLPAPTGLTLVDWRSNFTVSTFVRFAWAPGEFAADADLYLDGERIPLDDEGYGLVRRSAVARTGELRSQDGTRRCVLRLEPSAETATCAALPPP; translated from the coding sequence TTGTCGAGACGATTGCTGTTCCCTGAATCTGCGCGCTGGACCCTCCTGGGGCTGCTGGCTCTGGGCACAGGCGCGAGGGCCACACCAAGCTGTGACTCGCCGGAAGAACTGCTGAATGTGCTGGTGGGTTCCTCAGCACGCGGCACCGTGATTGTGCGGGTCGAGCGCAACGGAGAACAGCTAACCGGTGTCCTGCTGCCCCCAGAGGTGCTGCGGCCCACCGAACAGAATTACGTGGCCGAACGTGTGAGCTGTGACGGCGTGGACTATCTGCGGCTGCAACCCGAACTGCGCCTGAGCTACCGCGCCGACAGCCAAGAACTGCGGGTATCAGCTGTGCCTGCGCGTCTGGGCACCCAGAATATTGATCTCAGTACGGCGCTGCGCCCGCGCGAATACCCCGTGACGCCTGCATTCGGGCTGGATTTCGGTGCGGTGGCCAGCGCCACCTACGACGTGCGCAGCGCCACGCGCGCACCTTTTTCTGTGGGTCCCGCGCAGGCCTACGTGGGGGTTGGCGGCTCAGTGCGCACCCTGACCGGGTATGCCGGCGTGCTGTACACGCGCCGCGCGGCTGGCACCAATGAGGTGCAACTGCGGGCCACTGCACAATACGCCCTGAACAGCGGTCTCACCCTGTACGCCGGATACAACGCCGCACCCACAGTGGCCCAGCCCGGCTTCTCGGCCTCGGGCTTTACTGGTGTAGGGGCGGTGTACAGGCACAATGTGACGCGCGTTCTCCCCCGGCTGACCCTGGAACTGGAAACCCCCGCCACCATCACCATCTACGTGAACAACACCCGCCTGGGCACTGTGGAGGCAGCGGCAGGCCAGGTGAATCTGCTGAATCTGCCGCTGGAAAACCAGTCGCGCAACACGGTGGAGTTGCTGCTTGAGGATGAAAACGGGGTATCGCGCCGCAGCGTCACCCTCCCTGCTGAGGCCTCGGCGCTGCCCGGCGGCGGCCTGCTGCTGAGTGCACTGGCGGGCCGCAACGAAGGCATCTGGCGCGCCAACGTCTCTGGCCAGTACGCCGTGAACACGGCGCTGAACGTGCAGGCGCAAGCACAGGCGGCCACTGACGGCTCGTTCAGTGCCTCGGTGCAGGGGCGGTATGCGCCGCCGGGTGCGGGCTTTTCCACTGCCGGTGGCGTGGTGGTCGCGCGCCCGGCCCCCGCGCCCGGCGTAGAACGTCCGCCGGTGACCACCACCCTCAACCTCGCCGCTGACCTGCTGCGCGACTCGTACAGCTTGGGTGCCGGGGTGGCCGTTCCGGTGGGGAACCTGCGGGCCACCTCGCTGAACCTGCGCGGCACCTATACGCACGCCCCCTGGGTGGTCTCGGCGCGACTCAGCAGCGAACTGAGCGCCCGAACCTGGGCCGCAGAACTGGGCCTGAACTACGTGATCAATGAGCGCAGTTCGCTGGCATTGACCACCAGTGTTCAGCCCGGCGGCTGGCGAGCCCAGCTCAGCGGGGTATATACCTTCAGTCCCAAACTGCAGGTCAGCGGCAGCGTCGTGGCTGGTCCAGGCAGCGTGTCGCCCGGCGCCGCGCTCTCTTACCAGCCAGACACCACGCAGGCGCTCACGCTGCGGGCCTCGCGCGAGGACGTAAGCGCCACCTACACCCTGGCCCGTGGCGTGGACGCCGACGCCAGTGTGAGCCTGCGCGGCGCGGCCGTTCGGGTTCAGGGGGCCGTGAGCATGCTCGACGGCCAAGTGCAGCTGACCTCCGGCCTCACCCAGCGCGGCTTGCTGATTCGCACAGGGGTCAGCGGCGTGCTCCTGACGGTTGAGGGCGCAGGAACCGTAACCACCAACGCGCGTGGAGACGCCCTGATCACCAACGTGTTACCCGGGCAGACGGTGTTGATCCGGGTGCGCTCGCGCGACCTGCCCCTGGGCATCTCGGTGGCGGCACCGGACCTGGAAGTGTTGCCCGCCCCCACGGGCCTCACCCTGGTGGACTGGCGCAGCAACTTCACGGTGTCCACCTTTGTGCGCTTTGCCTGGGCCCCCGGCGAATTTGCTGCCGACGCCGACCTGTACCTGGACGGCGAGCGGATTCCGCTGGACGACGAAGGCTACGGCCTCGTGCGCCGCAGCGCGGTGGCCCGCACCGGCGAGTTGCGCAGCCAGGACGGCACGCGCCGCTGCGTGCTGCGCCTGGAACCCAGCGCTGAAACCGCCACCTGCGCGGCTCTGCCTCCTCCCTGA
- a CDS encoding benzoate/H(+) symporter BenE family transporter, producing the protein MTTARARWRPLTFWQDTHPSAVLAGAVAVLIGWAGPNVLISAVAQAADLPSSVAMSWLWAHAVFAGVTGIVLSLRTRMPILSTWSTPGIAFLVTALPGIPFPEAVGAFLLSGLLVFLLGAFPPLVRALQAMPAPLAAALNAAILLPFAFRALQAFGEAPALVGVMIAAFFLLRPVAPRWAVAGVLLSGVVATAVLGLGHPAPLTLALTRPEFVWPQFSLHATLNLALPLTVLAFTGQFVPGFGVLKTNGYEPAPGPILRACGLASMGAAVFGCHNLTLGALLANIVSGPDAHPAADKRYVAAVWAGALNILVGLFAGTFLHLMGLLPPQALAALAGLALLSATGNSLHAAFQGAAAGSLAAPVVLAVTLSGVAPLGIGAAFWGILAGLAVYALERRSPRATS; encoded by the coding sequence ATGACCACTGCGCGCGCCCGCTGGCGGCCCCTCACCTTCTGGCAGGACACCCACCCCAGTGCCGTGCTGGCGGGTGCAGTGGCGGTGCTGATTGGCTGGGCCGGGCCCAACGTCCTCATCTCCGCCGTGGCCCAGGCGGCCGACCTTCCCAGCAGCGTGGCGATGTCGTGGCTGTGGGCGCACGCGGTGTTTGCCGGCGTCACGGGCATCGTGCTCAGCCTGCGCACCCGCATGCCCATTCTGAGCACTTGGAGCACCCCCGGGATCGCCTTTCTGGTCACCGCCCTGCCCGGCATCCCGTTCCCCGAGGCGGTGGGGGCCTTTCTGCTCTCGGGCCTGCTGGTGTTTTTGCTGGGGGCGTTTCCGCCGCTGGTCCGGGCCCTGCAGGCCATGCCAGCGCCGCTGGCTGCCGCGCTGAACGCCGCCATTTTGCTGCCCTTTGCTTTCCGCGCTCTGCAGGCGTTCGGCGAGGCGCCGGCCCTGGTGGGCGTGATGATCGCGGCCTTCTTTCTGCTGCGGCCGGTCGCGCCGCGCTGGGCGGTGGCGGGCGTGCTGCTCAGCGGCGTGGTGGCCACTGCGGTTCTGGGCCTGGGGCACCCGGCGCCGCTGACCCTGGCCCTCACCCGCCCCGAATTCGTGTGGCCCCAGTTCAGCCTGCACGCCACCCTGAATCTGGCGTTGCCGCTGACCGTGCTGGCCTTTACCGGACAGTTCGTGCCGGGCTTCGGGGTGCTGAAAACCAACGGCTACGAACCCGCCCCCGGGCCCATCCTGCGAGCCTGCGGGCTGGCGAGCATGGGCGCGGCCGTTTTTGGCTGCCACAACCTGACACTGGGGGCGCTGCTGGCGAACATCGTGAGTGGCCCCGACGCCCACCCGGCCGCCGACAAACGCTACGTGGCTGCCGTCTGGGCGGGCGCCCTGAACATTCTGGTGGGCCTGTTCGCGGGCACCTTCCTGCACCTGATGGGCCTGTTACCGCCCCAGGCCCTGGCCGCCCTGGCGGGGCTGGCCCTGCTGTCGGCCACCGGAAACAGCCTGCACGCGGCGTTTCAGGGGGCGGCGGCCGGCAGTCTGGCAGCCCCGGTGGTGCTGGCGGTGACCCTGAGCGGTGTGGCGCCCCTGGGCATTGGCGCGGCTTTCTGGGGCATTCTGGCGGGGCTGGCCGTGTACGCCCTGGAACGCCGCAGCCCCCGGGCCACCTCCTGA
- a CDS encoding aminotransferase-like domain-containing protein translates to MAAPSLPDAPRWTALLRGWREHPGPLHGRLQAQLRAAIERGELAPAERLPAERPLAALLGVSRATVVTAYEELTAGGWLTRRVGSGTRVSGGAPRAAPLLTLRTPVAEGAAPDLDFTIAVPLLTDAQRDQLRRASQHAFVESVYHPHGLPDLRALLAELYTRDGLPTRPEQVVVTSGAQQAIALSAATLLRRGDVTLLETPTYFGAIDVMRAAGAELVGVPVEGHGLQADTFMRLAAAHAPRLAFLTPTFQNPTGQVLPARARERLAAFLHDRALPTLEDDTLLDLGFTDEPPPPRMSVYAPQAPIINVGSLSKLYWAGLRVGWMRLPPMLAAPLAQAKTLADFGGSLMAQHAALHLLADLPGLRRARREAVTPARDLLAGLLRAELPEWHFEVPRGGQFLWVQLPTPDASRFTHHAAGHGLRLFPGASMGVSPLPDRYLRLPFTLDPARLPEAAARLKAAWVSFQSRGGQGGLA, encoded by the coding sequence ATGGCCGCTCCATCCTTGCCTGATGCCCCACGCTGGACTGCCCTGCTGCGCGGCTGGCGTGAGCACCCGGGGCCACTGCATGGGCGCCTGCAGGCCCAGTTGCGCGCCGCCATTGAACGCGGCGAACTGGCCCCCGCCGAGCGCCTGCCCGCCGAGCGACCATTGGCGGCCCTGCTGGGGGTCAGCCGCGCCACCGTGGTCACGGCCTACGAGGAACTGACGGCGGGTGGCTGGCTCACCCGGCGGGTGGGCAGCGGCACCCGGGTGTCGGGGGGGGCCCCGCGCGCTGCGCCGCTGCTGACCCTCCGCACGCCCGTGGCCGAAGGCGCGGCCCCCGATCTGGACTTCACGATTGCGGTGCCGCTGCTCACGGATGCCCAGCGCGATCAGCTGCGCCGCGCCAGCCAGCACGCCTTTGTCGAGAGCGTGTATCACCCCCACGGCCTGCCGGACCTGCGCGCCCTGCTGGCCGAGCTGTACACCAGAGATGGCCTGCCCACCCGGCCCGAGCAGGTGGTGGTGACCAGCGGCGCCCAGCAGGCCATCGCCCTGAGTGCCGCCACCCTGCTGCGCCGGGGCGACGTGACCCTGCTGGAAACCCCCACCTACTTCGGCGCCATTGACGTGATGCGCGCCGCCGGGGCCGAGCTGGTGGGGGTGCCGGTGGAGGGCCACGGCCTGCAGGCCGACACCTTCATGCGGCTGGCCGCCGCGCACGCCCCGCGCCTCGCCTTCCTGACCCCCACGTTTCAGAACCCCACCGGGCAGGTGCTGCCCGCACGCGCCCGCGAACGGCTGGCCGCCTTTCTGCACGACCGCGCGCTGCCCACCCTGGAAGACGACACGCTGCTGGACCTGGGTTTTACCGACGAGCCGCCGCCGCCCCGCATGAGCGTATACGCGCCGCAAGCCCCGATCATCAACGTGGGGTCGCTCTCCAAGCTGTACTGGGCAGGGCTGCGGGTGGGGTGGATGCGCCTGCCGCCCATGCTGGCCGCGCCGCTGGCCCAGGCCAAGACCCTGGCCGATTTCGGCGGCAGCCTGATGGCCCAGCACGCCGCCCTGCACCTGCTGGCCGACCTGCCGGGGCTGCGCCGCGCCCGCCGCGAGGCCGTGACCCCAGCCCGCGACCTGCTGGCCGGACTGCTGCGCGCCGAGCTGCCGGAGTGGCACTTCGAGGTGCCGCGCGGCGGCCAGTTTCTGTGGGTGCAACTGCCCACCCCCGACGCCAGCCGCTTTACCCACCACGCCGCTGGTCACGGCCTGCGCCTGTTCCCGGGCGCCAGCATGGGGGTCTCGCCCCTGCCCGACCGTTACCTGCGCCTGCCCTTTACCCTGGACCCCGCCCGCCTGCCCGAAGCCGCCGCGCGCCTGAAGGCCGCCTGGGTCTCGTTTCAGAGCCGGGGCGGCCAGGGCGGGCTGGCTTAA
- a CDS encoding VLRF1 family aeRF1-type release factor codes for MISRTAIRRIQQLPDDTMVFMGVINDNPTLPDNEGTGLQTRVKLAMQGAGVPPTVMNQVLEDLGQARTSSGKSALYVVGADFFERHDIQADLPERFHYGRPLKSLLAGLLDLMPSAAVLAVDREWARLFLLRQGELLELRREENVRLDDGDRWDTMVSGTRHVPGAPDSGGAGRGQPGSGPRSDSGTDLFENREAAIQQRFYNRIAAELTELLTRAEIGALVLVGPVQRVAEFKAELPEKAPFEVIGETNVTGGAGWVNPAEILEKIQPFLTEHRHRTEQALLDEVQERGVMEMERVLELLQEARVYQLVIPEDGSQLHLYRSHNREVPYFTSRKDVPHSPLDDSLMERVTLEELLPDLTDLYGIEVRRVHGEHAQRLVREFGGLAGLVRY; via the coding sequence ATGATCTCCAGAACCGCCATTCGCCGGATCCAGCAGCTTCCAGACGACACCATGGTGTTCATGGGGGTCATCAACGACAACCCCACCCTGCCCGACAACGAAGGCACGGGCCTGCAGACCCGCGTCAAGCTGGCGATGCAAGGCGCGGGTGTGCCCCCCACCGTCATGAATCAGGTGCTCGAAGACCTGGGGCAGGCGCGCACCAGTTCAGGGAAGAGCGCGCTGTACGTCGTGGGGGCCGATTTCTTCGAGCGGCATGACATTCAGGCGGACCTGCCTGAACGCTTTCACTATGGCCGCCCGCTGAAGTCGCTGCTGGCGGGCCTGCTGGACCTGATGCCCTCGGCGGCGGTGCTGGCCGTGGACCGGGAATGGGCGCGCCTGTTTCTGCTGCGCCAGGGCGAATTGCTGGAACTGCGCCGAGAAGAAAACGTGCGCCTGGACGACGGCGACCGCTGGGACACCATGGTGTCCGGCACGCGCCATGTGCCGGGGGCCCCGGACAGCGGTGGGGCGGGGCGCGGGCAACCCGGCAGTGGCCCGCGCAGCGACAGCGGCACCGACCTGTTCGAAAACCGCGAGGCCGCCATTCAGCAGCGCTTTTACAACCGCATCGCCGCCGAACTGACCGAGCTCCTCACCCGCGCCGAGATTGGCGCCCTGGTGCTGGTGGGCCCGGTGCAGCGGGTGGCGGAATTCAAGGCCGAGTTGCCGGAAAAAGCGCCCTTTGAGGTCATTGGCGAAACCAATGTGACCGGCGGTGCCGGCTGGGTGAACCCGGCCGAGATTCTGGAGAAAATTCAGCCGTTCCTGACCGAGCACCGGCACCGCACCGAGCAGGCCCTGCTGGACGAGGTGCAAGAACGCGGCGTGATGGAGATGGAACGGGTGCTGGAACTGCTGCAGGAGGCGCGGGTGTACCAGCTGGTCATCCCCGAAGACGGCTCGCAGCTGCACCTGTACCGCAGCCACAACCGCGAGGTGCCCTACTTCACCAGCCGCAAGGACGTGCCCCACAGCCCGCTGGACGACAGCCTGATGGAACGGGTGACCCTGGAAGAACTGCTGCCTGACCTGACGGACCTGTACGGCATTGAGGTGCGCCGGGTGCACGGCGAGCACGCCCAGCGACTGGTGCGGGAATTTGGGGGTCTGGCCGGACTGGTGCGGTATTGA
- a CDS encoding fimbrial biogenesis chaperone: MPTLRLPVTFLTHLARRCAALPRPLLLAAALLGAASAQTFGFTPTTLDIDATKNLVAETTMVNSTNAAARFTVTAKVWKVVGGNVVLEDTRDLIVNPATFTVKPGESQLIRVGVRKKPSGTELSYRILVQQEAIEGVALPKVNTGFGDGRTAGLNVNVSFSLPIYVTAPGAKPQVTFQATERGKDLILNVQNAGNRRQIYRNVVVTRGSVSQSTQMIAALAGSTLTFTLPGLAEQRGPLTLKYLSEDGRTLVETIAVP, from the coding sequence ATGCCCACACTTCGCCTGCCTGTCACCTTTCTGACCCATCTGGCCCGCCGCTGCGCCGCACTACCCAGGCCACTGCTGCTGGCCGCCGCGCTGCTGGGTGCTGCCAGCGCCCAGACGTTTGGCTTTACCCCAACCACGCTGGACATTGACGCCACAAAGAATCTGGTGGCCGAAACGACGATGGTCAACAGCACCAATGCCGCCGCACGCTTTACGGTGACGGCCAAGGTATGGAAGGTGGTCGGTGGCAACGTGGTGCTTGAGGACACCCGCGACCTGATCGTGAACCCGGCAACCTTTACGGTTAAACCGGGCGAATCGCAGCTGATTCGCGTGGGTGTGCGCAAAAAGCCCAGTGGCACCGAGCTGTCTTACCGCATTCTGGTGCAGCAAGAAGCGATTGAAGGCGTGGCGCTGCCCAAGGTCAATACCGGTTTTGGCGATGGCCGAACGGCCGGCCTGAATGTCAACGTCTCGTTCTCGCTGCCTATCTATGTCACGGCGCCCGGCGCCAAGCCCCAGGTCACCTTTCAAGCCACTGAACGCGGCAAAGACCTGATCCTGAATGTACAGAACGCCGGCAACCGGCGCCAGATTTACCGCAACGTGGTGGTGACGCGCGGCTCGGTCAGTCAGTCCACGCAGATGATCGCAGCACTGGCAGGCTCAACCCTCACCTTTACCTTGCCCGGCCTAGCCGAGCAACGCGGGCCACTGACCCTGAAATACCTCAGTGAGGATGGCCGGACCCTTGTCGAGACGATTGCTGTTCCCTGA